From Novosphingobium resinovorum, the proteins below share one genomic window:
- the trbJ gene encoding P-type conjugative transfer protein TrbJ, translating to MIRIPVRRLVGTSALAVALAVPVALSPILVSPAHAQFGFGRIVFDPSNYAENVLTAARTLEQINNQIQSLQNEATMLINQARNLASLPYSSLQTLQQNVQRTQQLLSQAQNIAFDVQNIDQAFQQKYGSISLSATDTQLVADARSRWQNTVGGLQDAMRVQAGVVGNIDTNRTEMSALVGQSQNATGALQATQASNQLLALQSQQLSDLIALMSANGRSESLIEAERATAAEQGRIQRERFLTPGSGYQPGNARMFGNGNN from the coding sequence ATGATCCGTATTCCCGTTCGCCGTCTCGTCGGTACTTCCGCACTGGCCGTCGCGCTCGCCGTACCCGTCGCGCTTTCGCCGATTCTGGTGAGTCCGGCCCATGCGCAATTCGGCTTCGGCCGCATCGTCTTCGATCCCTCCAATTACGCGGAAAATGTCCTCACGGCCGCGCGCACACTGGAGCAGATCAACAACCAGATTCAGAGCCTCCAGAATGAGGCGACCATGCTCATCAATCAGGCCCGCAATCTGGCGAGCCTGCCGTATAGCTCGCTCCAAACCTTGCAGCAGAATGTGCAGCGCACGCAGCAGCTTCTGAGCCAGGCGCAGAACATCGCCTTCGACGTCCAGAACATCGACCAAGCGTTCCAGCAGAAATACGGCAGTATCTCCCTGTCCGCTACCGATACCCAACTCGTCGCCGACGCGCGGTCCCGCTGGCAGAATACGGTTGGCGGCTTGCAGGACGCCATGCGCGTGCAGGCCGGTGTTGTCGGCAATATCGACACCAACCGCACCGAGATGTCTGCCCTTGTCGGTCAGAGCCAGAACGCCACCGGCGCATTGCAGGCCACGCAGGCGAGCAATCAGCTTCTGGCCCTGCAATCACAGCAGCTTTCCGACCTGATCGCGCTGATGTCGGCCAATGGCCGTTCGGAATCGCTGATCGAGGCTGAACGTGCGACCGCCGCCGAACAGGGCCGCATTCAACGTGAACGCTTTCTGACACCGGGATCGGGCTACCAGCCCGGCAACGCCCGGATGTTCGGCAACGGCAACAACTGA